Proteins from a single region of Streptomyces glaucescens:
- a CDS encoding polysaccharide pyruvyl transferase family protein has protein sequence MTAPRRILLTGWFSFHDGEATAGDVLALARVEEVLARAGWPYDVVWSPGFRPRERHLDEVRPERYSHLVFVCGPLHGPLIEGLHRRFAHCTRIAVGTSVIDPGAPAATGFHRVVARDAPGAEPVTDLAAQAPADPARPVAGVILTHGQHEYGARRRHGLVAERVTRWLAGKDCARLELETRLDTRDWRLCATPAQLSSVLARLDLVVTDRLHGLVLALRAGTPALAVDPVEGGAKVTAQARACRWPALLPAGSVDAQGLERWWDWCLGAGREAARGVRREFARGGVRDGVDGLLSALDGCRRPAAGL, from the coding sequence ATGACCGCACCACGCAGGATCCTGCTCACCGGGTGGTTCAGCTTCCACGACGGGGAGGCGACGGCCGGGGACGTCCTGGCACTCGCCCGGGTCGAAGAGGTGCTCGCCCGGGCGGGATGGCCCTACGACGTCGTCTGGAGCCCCGGCTTCCGGCCCCGGGAGCGGCACCTGGACGAGGTGCGGCCCGAGCGGTACTCGCACCTGGTCTTCGTCTGCGGCCCCCTGCACGGGCCGCTGATCGAGGGCCTGCACCGGCGGTTCGCCCACTGCACGCGGATCGCCGTCGGCACGTCCGTCATCGACCCGGGGGCGCCGGCCGCCACCGGGTTCCACCGGGTGGTGGCCCGCGACGCGCCCGGCGCCGAGCCGGTGACGGACCTGGCGGCCCAGGCACCGGCCGACCCGGCCCGGCCCGTGGCCGGGGTGATCCTCACCCACGGCCAGCACGAGTACGGCGCGCGGCGGCGGCACGGTCTCGTCGCCGAGCGGGTGACCCGCTGGCTGGCCGGCAAGGACTGCGCCCGGCTGGAGCTGGAGACGCGGCTCGACACCCGCGACTGGCGGCTGTGCGCGACGCCGGCCCAGCTCTCCTCCGTCCTCGCCCGTCTCGACCTCGTCGTCACCGACCGGCTGCACGGCCTGGTCCTGGCGCTGCGCGCGGGCACCCCCGCGCTGGCCGTCGACCCGGTCGAGGGCGGCGCGAAGGTCACCGCCCAGGCCCGCGCCTGCCGGTGGCCCGCGCTGCTGCCCGCCGGGAGCGTGGACGCGCAAGGGCTGGAGCGCTGGTGGGACTGGTGCCTGGGGGCGGGGCGGGAGGCCGCCCGCGGAGTACGGCGGGAGTTCGCCCGCGGTGGCGTACGGGACGGCGTGGACGGTCTGCTGTCCGCACTCGACGGTTGCCGGCGGCCGGCCGCCGGTCTGTGA
- a CDS encoding esterase/lipase family protein, producing the protein MSSQDKLPIIYVRGFAGDTSGINKAVTDPFYGFNEGSTHVRVGPGEKPTFHQFESPLLRLHLDEGYHILVEGGQESYLDTHPEIPPDSIWVHRFYDASATSWGAKPREFRLEDAATDLLRLIEKIKAKSGAPRVHLVAHSMGGLVCRCLLQKVLPDRGTDPAEHVDKLFTYGTPHGGISFDVGFGVLERLRDTFGIQGGDIFGPRRMYAYLTPDAERRGDEPPDDWDARAIPQGPGRFPVRRVFCLVGTNPADYEVALGMSSAVVGARSDGLVQIDKAAVPGSHGAFVHRSHSGRYGLVNSEEGYQNLRRFLFGDLRIEAELTGHRLPADPEVSWQAEVLLAIRGLPVVVHERQAAHWCPLALPKAAAEGADAPPVPLATTFLRTDLPRPAGSPTMRYALHVRILSLRSNRRILSFGDHLEQTADFADSLVVDVGSGAAPGIWATWNSLIPGTIKDHEPQGSPLTDEDPAAGRWVAHVPFPETTRPLLGEQARLRLSATPWR; encoded by the coding sequence ATGAGCAGCCAGGACAAGCTCCCGATCATCTACGTCAGAGGATTCGCGGGCGATACTTCAGGAATCAACAAGGCCGTCACGGATCCTTTCTACGGCTTCAACGAAGGATCCACGCACGTGCGGGTGGGGCCGGGCGAGAAACCGACCTTCCATCAGTTCGAGAGCCCGCTGCTCCGCCTCCACCTCGACGAGGGCTACCACATTCTCGTCGAAGGCGGCCAGGAGTCGTATCTGGACACGCACCCGGAAATTCCCCCGGACAGCATCTGGGTGCACCGCTTCTACGACGCGTCCGCCACCAGCTGGGGCGCGAAACCGCGGGAATTCCGACTGGAGGACGCCGCCACCGACCTGCTGCGGCTGATCGAGAAGATCAAGGCGAAGAGCGGTGCGCCCCGGGTGCACCTGGTCGCGCACTCCATGGGCGGGCTGGTCTGCCGCTGCCTGCTGCAGAAGGTCCTCCCCGACCGGGGCACGGACCCGGCGGAACACGTGGACAAGCTCTTCACCTACGGCACACCGCACGGCGGCATCTCCTTCGACGTGGGCTTCGGCGTCCTCGAGCGGCTGCGGGACACCTTCGGCATCCAGGGCGGTGACATCTTCGGCCCCCGCCGGATGTACGCCTACCTCACCCCGGACGCCGAACGGCGCGGTGACGAGCCCCCGGACGACTGGGACGCCCGGGCCATCCCCCAGGGGCCGGGGAGGTTCCCGGTGCGGCGGGTGTTCTGCCTGGTGGGCACCAACCCGGCCGACTACGAGGTGGCGCTGGGCATGTCCTCCGCGGTGGTCGGCGCCCGCAGCGACGGCCTGGTGCAGATCGACAAGGCCGCCGTGCCGGGCTCCCACGGGGCGTTCGTGCACCGCAGCCACAGCGGCCGCTACGGGCTGGTGAACTCCGAGGAGGGCTACCAGAACCTGCGCCGCTTCCTCTTCGGCGACCTCCGGATCGAGGCCGAGCTGACCGGCCACCGGCTGCCCGCCGACCCCGAGGTGAGCTGGCAGGCCGAAGTGCTGCTGGCCATCCGGGGCCTGCCCGTCGTGGTGCACGAACGACAGGCCGCCCACTGGTGCCCGCTGGCGCTGCCGAAAGCCGCCGCCGAGGGCGCCGACGCCCCGCCCGTGCCGCTGGCGACCACGTTTCTGCGCACCGACCTGCCACGCCCGGCCGGCAGCCCCACCATGCGCTACGCCCTGCACGTACGGATCCTCTCGCTGCGCTCGAACCGCCGGATCCTCAGCTTCGGCGACCACCTGGAGCAGACCGCCGACTTCGCCGACTCCCTGGTGGTGGACGTCGGCAGCGGCGCGGCGCCCGGTATCTGGGCGACCTGGAACTCACTGATCCCCGGCACGATCAAGGACCACGAACCGCAGGGCAGCCCGCTCACCGACGAGGACCCCGCCGCCGGCCGCTGGGTCGCGCACGTCCCGTTCCCCGAGACCACCCGGCCGCTGCTCGGCGAGCAGGCGCGCCTCCGCCTCTCTGCGACGCCCTGGCGGTGA
- a CDS encoding SRPBCC family protein has protein sequence MVTFALERTVPLPLPEAWRRLTAWPRHADAVPLTRVRVLTPPPSRAGTVFVARSGIGPLSFDDRMEVTVWQPPGDDSPGRCRLEKRGRLVLGWAELEVRPGPGGRARVIWREELGVRLLPALFDRPLEAAARAVFGRAVNRLLRQP, from the coding sequence GTGGTCACCTTTGCCCTGGAACGCACGGTTCCGCTGCCGCTGCCCGAGGCCTGGCGCCGGCTCACCGCATGGCCCCGGCACGCGGACGCCGTTCCGCTGACCCGCGTCCGTGTGCTCACTCCCCCGCCCAGCCGGGCCGGGACGGTCTTCGTGGCCCGTTCGGGGATCGGCCCGCTGTCGTTCGACGACCGGATGGAGGTCACGGTGTGGCAGCCGCCGGGCGACGACTCGCCGGGGCGGTGCCGTCTGGAGAAGCGCGGCCGGCTCGTCCTCGGCTGGGCGGAACTGGAGGTCCGGCCGGGCCCCGGCGGGCGGGCGCGGGTGATCTGGCGGGAGGAGCTGGGCGTACGACTGCTGCCCGCGCTGTTCGACCGGCCGCTGGAGGCGGCGGCGCGCGCGGTCTTCGGCCGGGCTGTCAACCGGCTGCTCAGACAGCCGTGA
- a CDS encoding polysaccharide deacetylase family protein — MPSATKKMKRRATGFRTAAIAAAALLPTLVLTGCTSLDTTAPSTVRAEAAAGSGAAAFGTVDCRRAKCIALTFDAGPGEHSARLLDILAEKRVPATFFLLGKRHIEKYPQLVKRMAADGHEVASHTWDHKILTSLDEDEIRAELERPNEAIERLTGRRPTLVRPPQGRTDDTVHEICRELGLSEVLWTVTAKDYTTNDSALIEQRVLEQADRDGIILLHDIYDGTVPAVPGIIDALKERGYVFVTVPQLLAPGKAEPGEVYR, encoded by the coding sequence ATGCCTTCTGCGACCAAGAAGATGAAGAGAAGGGCGACGGGGTTCCGTACGGCGGCGATCGCCGCCGCGGCCCTCTTGCCGACGCTCGTGCTGACGGGGTGCACGAGCCTGGACACCACCGCGCCGAGCACCGTCCGCGCCGAAGCCGCGGCGGGCTCCGGGGCGGCCGCCTTCGGCACCGTGGACTGCCGCCGCGCCAAGTGCATCGCGCTCACCTTCGACGCCGGCCCCGGCGAGCACTCCGCGCGGCTGCTCGACATCCTCGCCGAGAAGCGGGTCCCGGCGACCTTCTTCCTGCTCGGCAAGCGGCACATCGAGAAGTACCCGCAACTGGTGAAGCGGATGGCCGCCGACGGCCACGAGGTCGCCAGCCACACCTGGGACCACAAGATCCTCACCAGCCTCGACGAGGACGAGATACGCGCGGAGCTGGAGCGCCCGAACGAGGCGATAGAACGCCTCACCGGCCGCCGCCCCACCCTCGTGCGCCCGCCCCAGGGCCGCACCGACGACACGGTGCACGAGATCTGCCGCGAGCTGGGGCTCTCCGAGGTGCTGTGGACGGTCACGGCGAAGGACTACACGACGAACGACTCCGCGCTCATCGAGCAGCGGGTCCTGGAACAGGCCGACCGGGACGGGATCATCCTGCTGCACGACATCTACGACGGGACCGTGCCGGCCGTACCCGGGATCATCGACGCGCTGAAGGAGCGCGGCTACGTCTTCGTGACCGTGCCCCAGCTGCTGGCGCCCGGGAAGGCGGAGCCGGGAGAGGTGTACCGCTAG
- a CDS encoding NCS2 family permease, giving the protein MTQQSLEPKTVAEDAGAGTRVPAGRSWLDRYFHITHRGSTVAREVRGGITTFMAMAYILLLNPLVLSGKDAAGDTLAQQALITATAFAAALTTLLMGFVGKVPLALAAGLSVSGVLASQVAPQMTWPQAMGMCVLYGVVIMLLVVTGLREMIMNAIPLALKHAITMGIGLFVALIGLVKAGFVHENPDLGGGPVLLGPAGELAGWPVLLFSVTLLGIFMLQARGIPGAILIGIVGGTALAVILNAAGVIDPKQWASGAPELHGSAVSMPDFSLFGHVEFGGWGEVGAMTVGMIVFTLVLAGFFDAMATIIGVGTEARLADEKGRMPGLSKALFIDGAGGAIGGVSGASGQTVFVESATGVGEGARTGLASVVTGLFFAACLFFTPLTAIVPGEVAAAALVVIGAMMMMNARHVDWGDRATAVPVFLTVVIMPFTYSITAGVAAGVISYVAIRTAQGKAREIGAFMWALTAVFVVFFALNPIEDWLGVR; this is encoded by the coding sequence ATGACCCAGCAGTCACTGGAGCCGAAGACCGTCGCGGAGGACGCGGGCGCGGGAACCCGCGTTCCGGCCGGACGGTCCTGGCTCGACCGGTACTTCCACATCACCCACAGAGGATCCACGGTCGCGCGTGAGGTGCGCGGCGGCATCACCACCTTCATGGCGATGGCGTACATCCTCCTCCTCAACCCCCTCGTCCTTTCCGGCAAGGACGCGGCGGGGGACACGCTCGCCCAGCAGGCCCTGATCACCGCAACCGCGTTCGCGGCGGCCCTCACCACGCTGCTGATGGGATTCGTCGGCAAGGTGCCCCTGGCGCTCGCGGCCGGCCTGTCCGTCTCCGGGGTCCTCGCCTCCCAGGTCGCCCCGCAGATGACCTGGCCGCAGGCCATGGGGATGTGCGTGCTGTACGGCGTGGTGATCATGCTGCTGGTGGTCACCGGCCTCCGCGAGATGATCATGAACGCCATCCCGCTCGCCCTCAAGCACGCCATCACCATGGGCATCGGCCTGTTCGTCGCCCTGATCGGCCTGGTCAAGGCCGGGTTCGTGCACGAGAACCCGGACCTCGGCGGCGGCCCGGTCCTGCTCGGCCCCGCGGGTGAGCTGGCCGGCTGGCCGGTGCTGCTCTTCTCCGTCACCCTGCTCGGCATCTTCATGCTCCAGGCGCGCGGCATCCCCGGCGCCATCCTCATCGGCATCGTCGGCGGCACGGCCCTCGCCGTGATCCTCAACGCCGCGGGGGTGATCGACCCCAAGCAGTGGGCGAGCGGAGCGCCCGAACTCCACGGCAGCGCCGTCTCGATGCCCGACTTCTCCCTCTTCGGCCACGTCGAGTTCGGCGGCTGGGGCGAGGTCGGCGCCATGACCGTCGGCATGATCGTCTTCACCCTGGTGCTCGCCGGGTTCTTCGACGCCATGGCCACCATCATCGGCGTCGGCACCGAGGCCCGGCTGGCCGACGAGAAGGGCCGGATGCCGGGCCTGTCCAAGGCGCTGTTCATCGACGGGGCGGGCGGCGCGATCGGCGGCGTGTCGGGAGCGTCCGGGCAGACCGTGTTCGTCGAGTCGGCCACCGGTGTCGGCGAGGGCGCCCGCACCGGACTGGCCTCCGTGGTCACCGGCCTGTTCTTCGCGGCCTGCCTCTTCTTCACCCCGCTCACGGCGATCGTGCCGGGCGAGGTCGCGGCGGCGGCCCTCGTGGTCATCGGCGCCATGATGATGATGAACGCCCGGCACGTGGACTGGGGCGACCGCGCCACCGCCGTCCCGGTCTTCCTCACCGTCGTGATCATGCCGTTCACGTACTCCATCACGGCGGGTGTCGCCGCCGGCGTCATCTCCTACGTCGCCATCAGGACCGCCCAGGGCAAGGCCCGGGAGATCGGCGCGTTCATGTGGGCCCTGACCGCCGTCTTCGTGGTGTTCTTCGCCCTCAACCCCATCGAGGACTGGCTGGGCGTGCGCTAG
- a CDS encoding glycosyltransferase family 2 protein — protein MTAYAVVIPTLVPGSLADCLAALAASIGPGPRQIVLVDDRAHPDPGALDHPLTVLGDLRSRVTVVASGGRGPAAARNAGLRAVTTPWTVFLADDVQPGPHWCAQLDRDLAAEAPDIAGSQGVIAVPLPGGRAPTETERETAARARARWSTADMAYRTDSLKQARGFDERFRCAHRADVDLALRLLDAGLRIRQGRRTSMMPAPPAERWASLRAQRRHADDALMRRLHGPRWWHRAVAPPGRPATPLAVTATGTTACALALAGHRRAALAAALGWAAGTAAIARTRIAPGPRTHDEVTTLLVTSALNPPAATWHRLAGRWRHRAARSWRDVAG, from the coding sequence ATGACCGCCTACGCCGTGGTGATCCCCACCCTCGTCCCCGGCTCCCTCGCCGACTGCCTCGCCGCGCTCGCCGCCTCGATCGGCCCCGGGCCGCGGCAGATCGTCCTCGTCGACGACCGCGCCCACCCCGACCCCGGCGCCCTCGACCACCCGCTCACCGTCCTCGGCGACCTCCGCTCCCGCGTCACCGTGGTCGCCTCCGGCGGCCGCGGTCCCGCCGCCGCCCGCAACGCCGGCCTGCGCGCCGTCACCACCCCGTGGACCGTGTTCCTCGCCGACGACGTCCAGCCCGGCCCGCACTGGTGCGCCCAGCTCGACCGCGACCTCGCCGCCGAGGCCCCGGACATCGCGGGCAGCCAGGGCGTCATCGCCGTACCCCTGCCCGGCGGACGTGCCCCCACCGAGACGGAACGCGAGACCGCGGCCCGCGCCCGCGCCCGCTGGAGCACCGCCGACATGGCCTACCGCACCGACTCCCTCAAGCAGGCCCGCGGCTTCGACGAACGCTTCCGCTGCGCCCACCGCGCGGACGTCGACCTCGCCCTGCGGCTCCTCGACGCCGGACTGCGCATCCGGCAGGGCCGCCGCACCAGCATGATGCCCGCGCCTCCCGCCGAGCGCTGGGCCTCCCTGCGGGCCCAGCGCCGGCACGCCGACGACGCCCTCATGCGCCGGCTGCACGGCCCCCGCTGGTGGCACCGGGCCGTCGCACCCCCCGGCCGCCCGGCCACCCCGCTCGCCGTCACCGCGACCGGCACCACCGCCTGCGCGCTGGCCCTGGCCGGACACCGGCGAGCCGCCCTCGCCGCGGCGCTCGGCTGGGCCGCGGGCACCGCCGCGATCGCCCGGACCCGCATCGCCCCCGGACCCCGCACCCACGACGAGGTGACCACCCTGCTCGTCACCAGCGCGCTCAACCCGCCCGCCGCCACCTGGCACCGGCTCGCCGGACGATGGCGGCACCGCGCGGCGCGGTCCTGGCGGGACGTGGCCGGATGA
- a CDS encoding PucR family transcriptional regulator — protein sequence MRLRALLDTDALGLRLLGGEDELDRTVRGVMTTDLRDPSRYLSGGELVLTGLAWRRDAADSEPFVRILAQAGVAALAAGEAELGDVPEDLVTACARHRLPLFAVHESVAFATITEHVVRQVSGERAGDLAAVVDRHRRMMTSGPAGGGPDVVLDLLGTDLDLRAWVLSPTGRLIAGSKAAGPALPAELCAKLAAEHLAAARTGRRGPHRVTAGATTYSLFPVRSSARAPQAARDVRETVLSDWVLAVEADAGDWAEERLDLLQGVTQLIAVERDRRDAARTVRRRLAQEVLELVQTGAAPAEIAARLRVAAPVLLPGLGAAPHWQVVVARVEWDGGESETGPVAQSLLEEILVDPGATGPEPSDRIAVAHSGDEAIALVPLPAVSAEHDGSETGVVADALLAAVRDPLSAGLDGDGRITLGVSAAVHSAEGLRGALEEARHARRVAGARTGRVCAAGHQELASHVLLLPFVPDDVRRAFTARLLDPLRDYDRRHRAELIPTLEAFLECDGSWTRCASRLHLHVNTLRYRVGRIEQLTGRDLSRLEDKLDFFLALRMS from the coding sequence ATGCGGCTGCGCGCACTGCTGGACACCGACGCGCTGGGCCTCAGGCTGCTCGGCGGCGAGGACGAGCTGGACCGCACCGTGCGGGGCGTGATGACCACCGACCTGCGGGACCCCAGCCGCTACCTCTCCGGCGGCGAACTGGTGCTGACCGGCCTCGCCTGGCGCCGGGACGCCGCCGACTCCGAGCCCTTCGTGCGGATCCTCGCGCAGGCCGGCGTGGCGGCCCTCGCGGCCGGCGAGGCGGAACTGGGCGACGTCCCCGAAGACCTGGTCACGGCCTGCGCGCGGCACCGGCTGCCGCTGTTCGCGGTGCACGAGTCCGTGGCCTTCGCCACGATCACCGAGCACGTCGTGCGGCAGGTCTCCGGGGAACGCGCGGGCGACCTCGCGGCCGTCGTCGACCGGCACCGGCGGATGATGACCTCCGGCCCCGCGGGCGGCGGCCCCGACGTCGTCCTCGACCTGCTCGGCACCGACCTGGACCTGCGCGCCTGGGTGCTGTCGCCGACCGGACGGCTGATCGCCGGGTCCAAGGCCGCCGGGCCCGCGCTGCCCGCCGAGCTGTGCGCGAAGCTCGCCGCCGAGCACCTGGCCGCCGCCCGCACCGGCCGCCGCGGCCCGCACCGGGTGACGGCCGGCGCGACGACCTACTCCCTCTTCCCGGTCCGCAGCAGCGCACGTGCCCCGCAGGCCGCCCGGGACGTACGCGAGACGGTGCTGTCCGACTGGGTGCTGGCCGTCGAGGCGGACGCCGGGGACTGGGCCGAGGAACGGCTCGACCTGCTCCAGGGCGTCACCCAGCTGATCGCCGTGGAACGCGACCGGCGGGACGCCGCGCGCACCGTGCGGCGGCGGCTCGCCCAGGAGGTCCTGGAACTGGTGCAGACCGGCGCCGCGCCCGCCGAGATCGCCGCCCGGCTGCGGGTGGCCGCCCCCGTGCTGCTGCCCGGCCTCGGCGCGGCCCCGCACTGGCAGGTCGTCGTCGCCCGGGTCGAGTGGGACGGCGGCGAGAGCGAGACCGGCCCGGTCGCCCAGTCGCTGCTCGAGGAGATCCTGGTCGACCCCGGCGCCACCGGGCCCGAACCCTCCGACCGCATCGCCGTCGCCCACTCCGGTGACGAGGCGATCGCCCTCGTCCCCCTGCCCGCCGTCTCCGCCGAGCACGACGGCTCCGAGACCGGCGTCGTCGCCGACGCCCTGCTGGCGGCCGTACGGGACCCGCTGTCGGCCGGCCTGGACGGCGACGGGCGGATCACGCTCGGCGTCAGCGCGGCCGTGCACTCCGCCGAGGGGCTGCGCGGCGCCCTGGAGGAGGCCCGGCACGCCCGCCGGGTGGCGGGCGCCCGCACCGGCCGGGTCTGCGCGGCCGGCCACCAGGAACTCGCCTCCCACGTCCTCCTGCTGCCGTTCGTCCCCGACGACGTCCGCCGCGCCTTCACCGCGCGGCTCCTCGACCCGCTGCGCGACTACGACCGCCGCCACCGCGCGGAGCTGATCCCGACCCTGGAGGCCTTCCTGGAGTGCGACGGCTCGTGGACGCGGTGCGCGTCCCGGCTGCACCTGCACGTCAACACGCTGCGCTACCGGGTGGGCCGCATCGAGCAGTTGACGGGCCGTGACCTGTCCCGCCTGGAGGACAAGCTGGACTTCTTCCTGGCGCTGCGCATGAGCTGA